One genomic region from Pan troglodytes isolate AG18354 chromosome 14, NHGRI_mPanTro3-v2.0_pri, whole genome shotgun sequence encodes:
- the OXGR1 gene encoding 2-oxoglutarate receptor 1 produces the protein MNEPLDYLANASDFPDYAAAFGNCTDENIPLKMHYLPVIYGIIFLVGFPGNAVAISTYIFKMRPWKSSTIIMLNLACTDLLYLTSLPFLIHYYASGENWIFGDFMCKFIRFSFHFNLYSSILFLTCFSIFRYCVIIHPMSCFSIHKTRCAVVACAVVWIISLVAVIPMTFLITSTNRTNRSACLDLTSSDELNTIKWYNLILTATTFCLPLVIVTLCYTTIIHTLTHGLQTDSCLKQKARRLTILLLLAFYVCFLPFHILRVIRIESRLLSISCSIENQIHEAYIVSRPLAALNTFGNLLLYVVVSDNFQQAVCSTVRCKVSGNLEQAKKISYSNNP, from the coding sequence ATGAATGAGCCACTAGACTATTTAGCAAATGCTTCTGATTTCCCCGATTATGCAGCTGCTTTTGGAAATTGCACTGATGAAAACATCCCACTCAAGATGCACTACCTCCCTGTTATCTATGGCATTATCTTCCTCGTGGGATTTCCAGGCAATGCAGTAGCGATATCCacttacattttcaaaatgcGACCTTGGAAGAGCAGCACCATCATTATGCTGAACCTGGCCTGCACAGATCTGCTGTATCTGACCAGCCTCCCCTTCCTGATTCACTACTATGCCAGTGGCGAAAACTGGATCTTTGGAGATTTCATGTGTAAGTTTATCCGCTTCAGCTTCCATTTCAACCTGTATAGCAGCATCCTCTTCCTCACCTGTTTCAGCATCTTCCGCTACTGTGTGATCATTCACCCAATGAGCTGCTTTTCCATTCACAAAACTCGATGTGCAGTTGTAGCCTGTGCTGTGGTGTGGATCATTTCACTGGTAGCTGTCATTCCGATGACCTTCTTGATCACATCAACCAACAGGACCAACAGATCAGCCTGTCTCGACCTCACCAGTTCGGATGAACTCAATACTATTAAGTGGTACAACCTAATTTTGACTGCAACTACTTTCTGCCTCCCCTTGGTGATAGTGACACTTTGCTATACCACGATTATCCACACTCTGACCCATGGACTGCAAACTGACAGCTGCCTTAAGCAGAAAGCACGAAGGCTAACCATTCTGCTACTCCTTGCATTTTACGTATGTTTTTTACCCTTCCATATCTTGAGGGTCATTCGGATCGAATCTCGCCTGCTTTCAATCAGTTGTTCCATTGAGAATCAGATCCATGAAGCTTACATCGTTTCTAGACCATTAGCTGCTCTGAACACCTTTGGTAACCTGTTACTATATGTGGTGGTCAGCGACAACTTTCAGCAGGCTGTCTGCTCAACAGTGAGATGCAAAGTAAGTGGGAACCTTGAGCAAGCAAAGAAAATCAGTTACTCAAACAACccttga